TCCGGTCACGGCGCCCTTGAAGCCCCTCAGCGCCTGGCCCATGGAGGACCCTATCTGGGGAAGACGGGAAGCACCAAAGAGAAGAAAGACGATGACCAGGATGATGATAAGCTCGGTCGGCCCCAGTTTGAATGGCATCAGGCCTTTCCTTCCTTCTTCCGCCTGCTCCGGGCGGCCTTCTTCTCCTTCTTCTCG
This DNA window, taken from Chloroflexota bacterium, encodes the following:
- a CDS encoding twin-arginine translocase TatA/TatE family subunit; translated protein: MPFKLGPTELIIILVIVFLLFGASRLPQIGSSMGQALRGFKGAVTGEDEKKAKKAARSSRKKEAKT